The Sulfurospirillum halorespirans DSM 13726 genome has a window encoding:
- the polA gene encoding DNA polymerase I — protein MKTLTIIDTFGFFFRNYFALPQLRNSQGFPTGLLTGFANFIYAIKNEHDTDYLLFALDSKGKNFRHEIDPNYKANRPEAPEDLRRQLPVAISWIEKMGFKCYNEEGFEADDVIASAVRFAKHHDIKVRIVTHDKDLYQLIDDGRVVIYDPMKKMEIDTEKCFEKFGVYPHKINDYLALVGDVADNIPGVKGIGPKGAKKLLDDYDTVEGVYENLERIGNPRVQAMLEEGRENAFLSKQLVRLDNSLNIADKFESFHLPCDNPLLGIVDELEKYELRHMLSRVRNEALHVKPKEAVKTGFNAILLDDAKMLFNTIEGIEDDAIVAFDTETNALDAYNAKIVGFSFAINQDEAYYVPIAHHYLGVGDQISLEDAKRALTQLFTHKIVGQNLKFDLAVIENNFGIRDVAIYADTMLLAWLLNPETNVGLDTLALRFFNHAMVKFKEVVAKGENFSSVPLEKACEYASEDAWMTLKLYHKLQEMLEPHLLDLAKSVEFPFIKTLMKMEKEGIKVDAPYFETLLKRTDHAIEALKVEIFALCDATFNLNSTQQLGAVLFEQLGLPTVKKTKTGYSTDENVLNELLDKHPSIAKILEYRELYKLRSTYIEPLLKLSKESPVGRIHTSFMQTGTSTGRLSSKDPNLQNIPVKTELGREVRGGFIAKEGYKLIGIDYSQIELRLLAHFSGDEAMVEAFRSNKDIHKETALKLFGEEDAAAKRGVAKSINFGLLYGMGPKRLSETIGISTKEAKSYIDSYFATFPTIKNFLTAIAEGAKKEGFVQTLLGRKRYFDFEHANGMQYAGYLREAVNTVFQGSAADLIKLSMNKIMTTLVDDEAKLLLQIHDELIFEVKEERAEAFAEQAQKAMEEIYALKVPLKVSIAIGNNWGELK, from the coding sequence GTGAAAACACTTACCATCATTGATACTTTTGGCTTTTTTTTTAGAAACTACTTCGCACTTCCTCAACTGCGCAATTCCCAAGGCTTTCCCACAGGACTTTTGACGGGATTTGCCAATTTTATCTACGCGATTAAAAACGAGCATGACACCGATTATCTGCTCTTTGCACTGGACAGCAAAGGCAAGAATTTTCGCCATGAGATTGATCCTAATTACAAAGCCAATCGCCCTGAAGCGCCGGAAGATTTAAGGCGCCAGCTTCCCGTTGCGATTTCGTGGATCGAGAAAATGGGCTTCAAATGCTACAACGAAGAGGGCTTTGAAGCTGACGATGTCATTGCCTCTGCGGTACGTTTTGCCAAACACCATGACATCAAAGTGCGCATCGTCACGCACGATAAAGACCTTTATCAGCTCATCGATGATGGCAGAGTTGTCATCTACGATCCGATGAAAAAGATGGAGATCGATACCGAAAAATGTTTTGAGAAATTTGGCGTTTATCCGCATAAAATCAATGACTATCTAGCCCTCGTAGGTGATGTTGCCGACAATATCCCTGGTGTGAAAGGCATTGGACCCAAGGGTGCTAAAAAACTTTTGGATGATTATGACACGGTGGAAGGCGTGTACGAAAACTTAGAGCGGATCGGAAATCCTCGTGTGCAAGCGATGTTGGAGGAAGGGCGCGAAAATGCCTTTTTGAGCAAACAGTTGGTGCGTTTGGATAACTCGCTTAATATCGCCGATAAGTTTGAGTCGTTTCATCTTCCATGCGATAATCCACTGCTTGGCATTGTCGATGAACTTGAAAAATACGAACTGCGCCATATGCTCTCACGCGTACGAAATGAAGCTTTACATGTAAAACCCAAAGAAGCGGTGAAAACGGGCTTTAACGCGATTTTGCTCGATGATGCCAAGATGCTGTTTAACACCATCGAAGGCATTGAAGACGATGCTATTGTCGCCTTTGATACCGAGACCAATGCACTGGATGCGTACAATGCAAAGATCGTAGGATTCTCCTTTGCGATCAATCAGGATGAAGCGTACTACGTTCCCATCGCGCACCACTATTTGGGTGTGGGCGATCAGATCAGTTTAGAAGATGCAAAACGTGCATTGACACAACTCTTTACCCATAAAATCGTAGGACAAAATCTCAAATTTGATCTTGCTGTCATCGAAAACAATTTTGGCATCCGCGATGTCGCGATTTACGCCGATACGATGCTTTTGGCATGGTTACTCAATCCTGAAACCAATGTGGGGCTTGATACGTTGGCTCTGCGCTTTTTCAACCATGCGATGGTGAAGTTTAAAGAGGTCGTTGCCAAAGGTGAAAACTTTAGCAGCGTGCCTTTGGAAAAAGCGTGTGAATATGCCAGTGAAGATGCGTGGATGACGCTCAAACTTTACCACAAACTCCAAGAGATGTTAGAGCCGCATCTGCTTGATCTGGCAAAATCGGTGGAATTTCCGTTTATTAAGACCTTGATGAAGATGGAAAAAGAGGGCATCAAAGTCGATGCGCCTTATTTTGAGACACTCTTAAAGCGAACCGATCATGCGATTGAAGCGTTGAAAGTAGAAATATTTGCCCTGTGCGATGCCACTTTTAACCTCAATTCTACGCAGCAACTGGGAGCTGTTTTGTTTGAACAACTGGGGCTTCCGACCGTGAAAAAGACCAAAACAGGTTACAGTACCGATGAAAATGTGCTCAATGAACTTCTGGATAAACACCCCAGTATCGCGAAAATTTTAGAATACCGAGAGCTTTATAAATTACGTTCAACCTACATTGAACCATTGCTAAAACTCTCAAAAGAGTCCCCCGTTGGGCGCATCCACACTTCGTTTATGCAAACGGGAACCTCCACAGGAAGGCTGAGTTCTAAAGATCCCAATCTTCAAAATATTCCGGTTAAAACCGAGCTAGGACGCGAAGTGCGTGGCGGGTTTATAGCCAAAGAGGGGTATAAACTGATCGGCATCGACTACTCACAAATTGAGCTCAGGCTTTTGGCGCATTTTAGTGGCGATGAAGCAATGGTAGAAGCGTTTCGCTCCAACAAAGACATTCACAAAGAGACGGCACTCAAACTCTTTGGCGAAGAGGACGCGGCCGCCAAACGTGGTGTGGCAAAAAGCATTAACTTTGGACTCTTGTACGGCATGGGCCCCAAACGTTTGTCGGAGACGATTGGCATTAGCACCAAAGAGGCAAAGAGTTACATTGACAGCTATTTTGCGACGTTTCCAACGATCAAAAATTTTCTTACGGCGATTGCAGAAGGGGCTAAAAAAGAGGGATTTGTTCAGACGCTGTTAGGGCGAAAACGCTATTTTGACTTTGAACACGCCAATGGCATGCAATACGCAGGCTACCTTCGCGAAGCGGTTAATACCGTTTTTCAAGGCAGTGCCGCCGATCTCATCAAGCTTTCGATGAATAAAATCATGACGACACTCGTGGATGATGAGGCAAAACTTTTGCTTCAAATTCACGATGAACTGATTTTTGAAGTCAAAGAGGAGAGGGCAGAAGCATTTGCCGAACAGGCACAAAAGGCAATGGAAGAGATTTACGCGCTTAAGGTGCCACTCAAAGTATCGATTGCCATAGGCAATAATTGGGGAGAACTGAAATGA
- a CDS encoding cation:dicarboxylate symporter family transporter yields MHYTIKSLAFWVVFAIIAGIVFGMVDPKMAVLAKPGIDWFIQILKWLVGPIIFLTIISGIVGLESLKEVGSIGLKAFIYFEVVSTFALAIGVLFGNWFGPGNGMNLSVESLDPKSVAKFTNVNQDVGSFMSILKGAIPHDPITPFINGNTLQVLVMALVLAILISAFGGKHKPTILKPLEIAQNFFFKILTILMWLSPIASFSAMAFLIGKFGIASLINMASLLGVMFISVLAFIFGVLGIIMAIFKINIFKFMRFIAKEVLIVFATSSSESALAPLMKRLEAAGVSRGTTGLVIPTGYSFNLDCTNIYLSLSIIFISQAFNIPLTLAEELSIIFILMVTSKGAVGVTGSGFIVLAGTLSAMGGAIPVVTVAVLLGVDKFMSEMRAVGNLCGNAVAAVVVGAWDKQIDMEKFKYSLDHPETVADAIPG; encoded by the coding sequence ATGCACTACACGATTAAAAGTTTAGCGTTCTGGGTTGTATTTGCCATTATTGCAGGTATTGTTTTTGGTATGGTTGACCCGAAAATGGCAGTTTTAGCAAAACCGGGTATTGATTGGTTTATCCAAATCCTCAAATGGCTTGTTGGTCCGATTATCTTTTTAACGATTATCTCAGGTATTGTAGGGCTTGAGAGTCTTAAAGAAGTAGGCTCTATTGGACTTAAAGCGTTTATCTATTTTGAAGTGGTCAGCACCTTTGCACTTGCGATTGGTGTACTTTTTGGTAATTGGTTTGGTCCAGGAAACGGTATGAACCTCTCGGTTGAGTCGTTAGATCCTAAGAGTGTTGCGAAATTTACCAACGTCAACCAAGATGTTGGCTCATTTATGTCCATCCTCAAAGGCGCCATTCCTCACGATCCTATCACGCCATTTATCAATGGAAATACACTTCAAGTGCTCGTAATGGCGTTGGTTTTGGCAATTTTAATCTCTGCTTTTGGTGGTAAACATAAACCAACCATTTTAAAGCCTCTGGAAATTGCACAAAACTTCTTTTTCAAAATTCTAACCATTTTGATGTGGTTAAGTCCTATTGCGAGCTTTAGTGCGATGGCGTTTTTGATTGGTAAATTTGGTATTGCCTCTCTCATCAATATGGCAAGTTTACTCGGGGTTATGTTTATCTCCGTTCTTGCCTTTATCTTTGGTGTGCTTGGTATCATCATGGCAATCTTTAAGATCAACATCTTCAAATTTATGCGTTTCATCGCTAAAGAGGTCTTGATCGTTTTTGCAACCTCTTCAAGTGAATCAGCGCTCGCGCCACTCATGAAAAGACTTGAAGCAGCAGGTGTGAGCAGAGGAACGACGGGGCTGGTTATTCCTACAGGCTATTCGTTTAACCTTGATTGTACGAACATCTATCTCTCCTTGTCGATCATCTTTATCTCTCAAGCGTTTAACATTCCATTAACCCTTGCAGAAGAGCTTTCGATCATCTTCATCCTTATGGTCACTTCAAAAGGTGCTGTGGGTGTGACAGGTTCTGGCTTTATCGTGCTTGCAGGAACCTTATCAGCAATGGGTGGCGCAATTCCTGTGGTTACCGTTGCGGTTCTTTTGGGCGTGGATAAGTTTATGAGCGAGATGAGAGCGGTTGGAAACCTGTGTGGAAACGCAGTGGCAGCCGTTGTTGTCGGTGCTTGGGATAAACAGATCGATATGGAAAAATTCAAATATTCTCTTGATCATCCAGAAACGGTTGCAGACGCGATTCCTGGTTGA
- a CDS encoding manganese efflux pump MntP family protein: MIEVLLLAFALSMDAFAVSIGLGAKQNGHTTKALALKAGLFFGIFQALMPLIGYAGGKGVLGFVSEYAHYIAFGLLLLIGAKMIYEGLNEGVGEELAKITNKIMLTLAIATSIDAMAAGFSLMLLDLNPLLACGIIGLTTFIISFIGVHVGKLTGTWLESRAEIFGGVILVAIGFRILFF; this comes from the coding sequence ATGATCGAAGTTTTACTGTTAGCTTTTGCCTTAAGTATGGACGCTTTTGCGGTTTCCATCGGTCTTGGGGCAAAACAAAATGGTCATACGACCAAAGCACTAGCCCTTAAAGCAGGGCTCTTTTTTGGCATTTTTCAAGCACTGATGCCACTCATTGGTTACGCAGGTGGAAAAGGTGTGCTTGGATTTGTAAGTGAATACGCGCACTACATTGCCTTTGGACTCCTGCTACTCATTGGTGCGAAGATGATCTACGAAGGGCTCAATGAAGGCGTTGGCGAAGAGCTTGCAAAGATTACCAATAAAATCATGCTCACCTTAGCAATTGCCACGAGCATTGACGCAATGGCGGCTGGTTTTAGTTTGATGCTTTTAGATCTCAATCCACTGCTCGCCTGTGGCATCATCGGCTTGACCACTTTTATCATCAGCTTCATCGGTGTGCATGTGGGAAAACTAACGGGAACGTGGTTGGAGAGCAGAGCGGAGATTTTTGGTGGTGTGATTTTGGTGGCGATTGGATTTCGAATTCTGTTTTTTTAA
- a CDS encoding cation:dicarboxylate symporter family transporter has product METLTEKKVTRKDWTHYTIKSLAFWVVVAIISGVTLGMVDPSLAVKAKPGIDWFIQVLKWLVGPIIFLTIISGIVGLESLKEVGSIGLKAFVYFEVVSTFALAIGVLFGNILKPGHGMNLSVESLDASSVANFTKPGQESATAWSILKSAIPHDPITPFLHGNTLQVLVMALVLAILLSAFGGKYKPIILKPLEQVQNVFFKILTLVMWLSPLASFSAMAFLIGKFGIASLIGMASLLGVMLVSVLVFLFGVLGIILWFFKINVFKFMRFIAKEVLIVFATSSSESALAPLMRKLEAAGVSRGTTGLVIPTGYSFNLDCTNIYLSLSVIFLAQAFNIPLTLSHELSIIFILMVASKGAVGVTGSGFIVLAGTLSAMGDVIPVVTVAVLLGVDKFMSEMRAVGNLCGNAVAAVVVGAWDKQIDMEKFKYTLDHPESVEDVIPL; this is encoded by the coding sequence TTGGAAACACTCACTGAAAAAAAAGTGACCCGTAAAGATTGGACACACTATACGATTAAAAGTTTGGCTTTTTGGGTGGTTGTGGCGATTATCTCCGGTGTGACGCTTGGTATGGTTGACCCTTCTCTTGCGGTAAAAGCAAAACCGGGAATTGATTGGTTTATTCAGGTTTTGAAATGGTTGGTGGGACCGATTATCTTTTTAACGATTATCTCAGGCATTGTTGGGCTTGAGAGTCTTAAAGAGGTTGGCTCTATCGGGCTTAAGGCGTTTGTCTATTTTGAAGTGGTGAGTACGTTTGCGCTTGCCATTGGCGTGCTCTTTGGAAATATTCTCAAACCAGGGCATGGAATGAACCTTAGCGTTGAGTCTTTGGACGCTTCGAGTGTGGCGAATTTCACAAAACCAGGGCAAGAGAGCGCAACGGCGTGGAGCATTTTAAAAAGTGCCATTCCACATGATCCGATTACTCCATTTTTGCATGGCAATACCCTTCAAGTTTTGGTGATGGCGCTTGTTTTAGCGATTCTGCTCTCTGCGTTTGGTGGCAAATACAAACCTATCATTTTAAAACCACTGGAGCAGGTGCAAAACGTTTTCTTTAAAATTTTAACGCTTGTCATGTGGCTAAGCCCATTAGCGAGTTTTAGCGCGATGGCATTTTTGATCGGTAAATTTGGCATTGCTTCTTTGATTGGTATGGCAAGTTTGCTGGGCGTTATGCTGGTTTCGGTTTTGGTCTTTTTATTTGGTGTTCTTGGCATTATCTTGTGGTTTTTCAAAATCAATGTCTTTAAATTTATGCGTTTTATCGCCAAAGAAGTTTTAATTGTCTTTGCAACCTCTTCGAGCGAATCGGCATTGGCACCGTTGATGCGCAAACTAGAAGCAGCGGGGGTGAGTCGCGGAACCACGGGACTTGTGATTCCCACGGGCTATTCGTTTAACCTTGATTGTACCAACATCTACCTCTCGCTCTCCGTCATCTTTTTAGCGCAAGCGTTTAACATTCCTCTCACGCTCTCCCACGAGCTTTCCATTATCTTTATTTTGATGGTTGCGTCTAAAGGTGCGGTGGGTGTTACGGGTTCAGGCTTTATCGTGCTTGCAGGCACGCTCTCGGCGATGGGCGATGTGATCCCTGTGGTGACAGTGGCAGTACTCCTTGGCGTTGATAAATTTATGAGCGAGATGCGCGCGGTCGGTAACCTGTGTGGTAACGCCGTGGCGGCGGTGGTCGTTGGTGCTTGGGATAAACAGATCGATATGGAAAAATTCAAATACACACTGGATCACCCCGAAAGCGTTGAAGACGTCATTCCTCTGTAG
- a CDS encoding HDOD domain-containing protein, with translation MLEEIAERIKSLPPLPKSFHQMTLICKDPDASVNDLSRVIEEDPMMVANLLKVANSPLYGFRREIKSVVQAVGLFGMSTTRSLVMDMSIKKLLHVDMAPYGITPEEFASISSLQSALMLQWYGKVDASKVDLLFLAALLQETGKILIADEIAKNNETYQFRSEIESCNNIADVERMFVRITSSEVTSRIFKHWKFDKTMVEAIEYTDAIGAAPEAIRPYSFALKVVKTAIPLNAPLSERSVNMALNLLEKEKFDQTLFLGVVQSLKKSY, from the coding sequence ATGCTTGAAGAGATAGCTGAGCGCATCAAATCACTTCCACCCCTTCCAAAAAGTTTCCATCAGATGACATTGATCTGCAAAGATCCCGATGCCAGCGTCAACGACCTTTCCCGTGTGATCGAAGAAGATCCGATGATGGTCGCGAACCTTTTAAAGGTAGCGAATTCGCCTCTGTATGGTTTTAGACGCGAAATCAAGAGTGTGGTGCAAGCCGTCGGTCTTTTTGGCATGTCCACAACCCGTTCTTTGGTCATGGATATGTCGATTAAAAAACTCTTACATGTAGACATGGCGCCCTATGGCATTACGCCTGAAGAGTTCGCTTCCATCTCTAGTTTGCAAAGTGCCTTGATGTTGCAGTGGTACGGCAAAGTCGATGCAAGCAAGGTTGATCTTCTATTCCTTGCGGCGCTTTTGCAAGAGACGGGCAAAATTCTCATCGCCGATGAGATCGCCAAAAATAATGAAACCTATCAATTTCGCTCTGAAATAGAGAGCTGTAATAATATTGCCGATGTCGAGCGTATGTTTGTGCGCATCACCAGCAGTGAAGTAACCTCACGCATCTTCAAACACTGGAAGTTTGATAAAACGATGGTCGAAGCGATCGAATACACCGATGCGATTGGCGCAGCACCTGAGGCGATTCGTCCGTACTCTTTTGCGCTCAAAGTGGTTAAAACCGCGATTCCTCTCAACGCACCACTCAGTGAGCGCAGTGTGAATATGGCGCTGAACCTTTTAGAAAAAGAAAAATTCGACCAAACGCTGTTTCTTGGCGTGGTTCAGTCCCTTAAAAAATCCTACTAA
- the uvrA gene encoding excinuclease ABC subunit UvrA gives MIKIYGARENNLKNINLEIPKNKLVVFTGLSGSGKSTLAFDTLYAEGQRRYIESLSSYARQFLDRVGKPDVDKIEGLTPAIAIDQKTTSKNPRSTVGTITEIYDYLRLLYARVGKQHCHLCGKEISQMSVADIIEQVLKLPPETKLSILAPLVREKKGSFADMIESLRHKGYVRALIDGVMVRLDEEVELLKTKKHTIKVIIDRVVVREENKERIATDIEKALLESYGEVELDISNAEEVGLPTSHIHYSEHLACFDCKISFEPLEPLSFSFNSPKGACPTCDGLGIRYTLDLKKIINEHVSIEEGAIKIFYGFNKSFYAKFLHAFCEGAGINTKIPYEELEEYQQKAILHGGVEDATFFWKKHKLTRKWEGVIKIAYDMLKDEKELGDYMSEKTCDTCGGYRLKKESLAVRLAKKNIADILELPIDQCLAFFKDEKNFASMKAQHKMISEPILKEIKERLYFLFDVGLGYISLGRDARTISGGEAQRIRIASQIGSGLTGVMYVLDEPSIGLHERDTLKLIRTLRSLQKKGNSVIVVEHDKETIKTADFIVDIGPGAGKFGGEVVFQGTNEELLKSNTLTAQYLNGTKVINYRENRKQTRWIELNHVTINNIQNLDVKIPLGNLVAITGVSGSGKSSLILQTLLPVAKEYLNRAKKVNKVAGVECIGLDQLDKVIYLDQSPIGRTPRSNPATYTGVMDEIRALFAKTKEAQIRGYSVGRFSFNVKGGRCEKCQGDGEIKIEMHFLPDIMVKCDVCKGHRYNAQTLEIKYKGKSISDVLSMSVDEAYEFFKAIPKINQKVQTLADVGLGYITLGQNAVTLSGGEAQRIKLAKELSKKDTGNTLYVLDEPTTGLHFADVDRLVKVLHHLTDMGNSVLVIEHNMDVIKNADYMIDMGPEGGSYGGRIIAMGTPFEVARDAEKSESYTGKFLAVELESEKKNP, from the coding sequence ATGATAAAAATTTACGGCGCTAGAGAGAATAATCTTAAAAATATCAACCTAGAAATTCCTAAAAACAAACTCGTAGTTTTTACGGGGCTGAGCGGAAGTGGTAAAAGTACTTTGGCGTTTGATACGCTCTATGCAGAGGGACAACGTCGCTACATTGAGTCGCTTTCGTCCTATGCCAGACAGTTTTTGGACCGTGTGGGAAAACCTGATGTCGATAAAATCGAAGGCTTAACGCCTGCTATTGCAATTGATCAAAAAACAACGAGCAAAAACCCACGCTCAACCGTGGGAACGATTACCGAAATTTATGATTATCTGCGTCTGCTTTACGCGCGTGTGGGTAAACAGCACTGCCATTTGTGTGGCAAAGAGATTTCCCAAATGTCGGTAGCTGACATTATCGAGCAGGTCTTAAAACTCCCTCCTGAAACAAAACTTTCTATCTTAGCACCCCTCGTGCGTGAGAAAAAAGGAAGCTTTGCAGACATGATCGAATCGTTGCGTCATAAAGGTTACGTGCGTGCTCTGATTGATGGCGTTATGGTACGTTTGGATGAAGAAGTTGAGCTTTTAAAAACTAAAAAGCATACGATTAAAGTCATTATTGACCGTGTGGTGGTGCGTGAAGAGAACAAAGAGCGAATCGCTACAGACATTGAAAAAGCGCTTTTGGAGAGTTATGGTGAAGTCGAACTGGATATCTCCAATGCCGAAGAAGTAGGGCTTCCAACGTCTCACATTCACTATAGCGAGCATTTAGCATGTTTTGATTGTAAGATCAGTTTTGAACCCCTCGAGCCGCTCTCCTTTTCGTTTAACTCTCCTAAAGGTGCGTGTCCAACGTGCGATGGTTTGGGCATTCGCTACACGCTGGATTTGAAAAAAATCATCAATGAGCATGTGAGCATCGAAGAGGGTGCGATTAAAATATTTTACGGGTTTAACAAAAGCTTTTATGCCAAATTTTTACACGCCTTTTGTGAGGGTGCGGGGATTAATACCAAGATACCGTATGAAGAGTTAGAGGAGTACCAACAAAAAGCCATTTTGCACGGTGGTGTGGAAGATGCGACCTTCTTTTGGAAAAAACATAAACTGACCCGCAAATGGGAAGGTGTGATCAAAATCGCCTACGATATGCTCAAAGATGAAAAAGAGCTCGGTGATTATATGAGTGAAAAGACGTGCGACACGTGTGGTGGGTACCGTCTCAAAAAAGAGAGTTTGGCGGTTCGTTTGGCAAAGAAAAATATCGCCGATATTTTGGAGCTTCCGATCGATCAGTGTTTAGCTTTTTTCAAAGACGAGAAAAACTTTGCTTCGATGAAAGCCCAACACAAGATGATTTCGGAGCCTATTTTAAAAGAGATTAAAGAGCGTCTTTACTTCTTATTTGATGTAGGTCTGGGTTATATCAGCCTTGGACGCGACGCACGGACGATCAGCGGTGGTGAGGCACAACGGATTCGCATCGCTTCGCAGATTGGTAGTGGATTGACTGGGGTTATGTATGTTCTAGATGAGCCCAGCATTGGTTTGCACGAGCGCGATACGCTTAAACTCATCCGAACGCTTCGCAGTTTGCAGAAAAAAGGTAACTCGGTTATTGTCGTTGAGCATGACAAAGAGACGATTAAAACCGCAGATTTTATTGTCGACATTGGTCCTGGGGCTGGAAAGTTTGGGGGTGAAGTGGTCTTTCAAGGCACCAACGAAGAGCTTTTAAAAAGCAATACGCTCACCGCGCAATACCTCAATGGCACGAAAGTGATTAATTACCGTGAGAACCGAAAACAGACGCGTTGGATCGAGCTTAATCATGTCACGATCAACAATATTCAAAACCTTGATGTCAAAATTCCACTGGGAAATCTTGTCGCCATTACGGGTGTGAGTGGGAGTGGTAAGAGCTCACTGATTCTTCAAACCCTGCTTCCTGTGGCAAAAGAGTATCTGAACCGTGCGAAAAAGGTGAACAAAGTTGCAGGCGTTGAGTGCATTGGACTCGATCAACTCGATAAAGTGATCTATCTGGATCAAAGCCCGATTGGAAGGACGCCTAGAAGTAATCCTGCAACGTATACAGGCGTGATGGATGAGATCAGGGCTCTGTTTGCGAAAACCAAAGAGGCGCAAATTCGTGGTTACAGTGTTGGTCGATTTTCGTTTAACGTGAAGGGCGGACGTTGTGAGAAGTGCCAAGGTGATGGCGAAATTAAGATAGAGATGCACTTTTTACCCGACATCATGGTCAAATGTGACGTCTGTAAAGGCCATCGCTACAACGCGCAAACCTTGGAAATCAAGTACAAAGGCAAATCCATTTCGGACGTTTTAAGTATGAGTGTTGATGAAGCGTACGAGTTTTTCAAAGCAATTCCTAAAATTAACCAAAAAGTGCAAACGTTGGCAGATGTTGGTTTGGGCTACATTACCCTAGGTCAAAATGCGGTGACCCTCAGTGGTGGTGAAGCACAACGCATCAAGCTTGCCAAAGAGCTCAGCAAAAAAGATACAGGCAATACCTTGTACGTTTTGGATGAGCCAACGACAGGTTTACACTTCGCCGATGTCGATAGATTGGTCAAAGTGTTACATCATCTCACAGATATGGGTAACTCGGTTTTGGTCATTGAACACAATATGGATGTCATCAAAAATGCAGACTATATGATCGATATGGGACCAGAGGGCGGAAGCTACGGAGGGCGTATAATCGCGATGGGAACGCCATTTGAAGTCGCAAGAGATGCTGAGAAATCTGAAAGCTATACGGGAAAATTTTTAGCAGTTGAATTGGAGTCAGAAAAGAAAAATCCTTAA
- a CDS encoding M48 family metallopeptidase: MTNILEYEGQQLSYSIITNKRLKNFYIKIDPIQGVIVKTPSSNTAYIHTLVMQKALWIFAKMKAAKERTTLASLFENEGKVLYLGEPILLHVNQTPESFYREKSIPLVTRLVEEWSFLMGVKPTHIRFRKAKRRWGSCSHTNELSFNLSLAQLPLECITYIVIHELSHIEHKHHQKAFWNCVGEFMPEYKSCEKILKNYSPSLS, encoded by the coding sequence TTGACTAACATTTTAGAGTATGAAGGGCAACAACTTTCATACTCCATCATCACAAACAAGCGTCTAAAAAACTTCTACATCAAGATAGACCCCATCCAAGGGGTCATCGTCAAAACCCCCTCCTCCAATACAGCCTACATTCATACCTTAGTGATGCAAAAAGCGCTCTGGATCTTTGCAAAAATGAAAGCGGCCAAAGAGCGCACAACACTCGCATCGCTGTTTGAAAATGAGGGGAAAGTGCTCTATTTGGGAGAGCCGATTCTTTTACATGTAAACCAAACACCTGAGTCCTTTTACAGAGAAAAAAGCATCCCCTTGGTGACACGCTTGGTGGAAGAGTGGAGCTTTTTAATGGGCGTAAAACCCACACATATCCGCTTTCGAAAAGCCAAAAGACGCTGGGGAAGTTGCAGCCACACCAATGAGCTTAGCTTCAACCTAAGCCTTGCTCAACTCCCTCTTGAGTGCATCACATACATCGTCATTCACGAACTCTCACACATCGAACACAAACACCACCAAAAAGCTTTTTGGAACTGCGTGGGTGAGTTTATGCCTGAATATAAAAGTTGTGAGAAAATCCTGAAAAATTACTCGCCATCACTCTCTTAA